The Geodermatophilaceae bacterium NBWT11 genome has a segment encoding these proteins:
- a CDS encoding NAD(P)H-quinone dehydrogenase — MTRIVIIGGGPAGYEAALVAAQLGADVTVVERDGLGGASVLTDCVPSKTLIAAAGAMTAVRDSAVLGLRGSDLATVELDIAKVNGRIRGLAMAQSADIRARLDSVGVRSVTGAARLSDEIRGLAAHRVEICDEEGGVREELEADVVLIATGADPRVLPGSEPDGDRILSWRDVYDLEDLPEHLVVVGSGVTGAEFASGYLEAGVPVTLVSSRDQVLPGEDADAAAVVEKVFQSRGGKIAERGRAESVTRTATGVEVRLTDGRVVTGSHALMTVGTVPNTAGLNLEQCGVATSPSGHVVVDRVSRTSVSGIYAAGDVTGVFQLASVAAMQGRIAMWHALGEAVSPIRLKTVAGNVFTHPEIATVGVQEKTIPEGSDIESVQLPLATNARAKMSDLRDGFVKIFARRSTGVVVGGVVVAPGASELVLPITLAVSKGLTVDDLAQTFSIYPSLSGSITEAGRRLMNSDDE; from the coding sequence ATGACCCGCATCGTGATCATCGGCGGCGGACCGGCCGGCTACGAGGCAGCCCTGGTCGCCGCCCAGCTGGGTGCCGACGTCACCGTGGTCGAGCGCGACGGGCTCGGTGGGGCCAGCGTGCTCACCGACTGCGTGCCGTCCAAGACCCTCATCGCCGCCGCGGGGGCGATGACCGCCGTCCGCGACTCCGCCGTCCTGGGTCTGCGGGGGTCCGATCTCGCCACCGTCGAACTCGACATCGCCAAGGTCAACGGCCGCATTCGCGGGCTGGCGATGGCCCAGTCCGCCGACATCCGCGCCCGGCTGGACTCCGTCGGGGTCCGCTCGGTCACCGGGGCGGCCCGGCTGTCCGACGAGATCCGCGGCCTGGCCGCGCACCGCGTCGAGATCTGCGACGAGGAGGGCGGCGTGCGCGAGGAGCTCGAGGCCGACGTCGTCCTCATCGCCACCGGCGCCGACCCCCGGGTGCTGCCCGGCTCCGAGCCCGACGGCGACCGGATCCTGTCCTGGCGCGACGTCTACGACCTCGAGGACTTGCCCGAGCACCTCGTCGTCGTGGGCTCGGGCGTCACCGGCGCAGAGTTCGCCTCGGGCTACCTGGAGGCCGGGGTGCCGGTCACGCTGGTCTCCTCCCGCGACCAGGTGCTGCCCGGTGAGGACGCCGACGCAGCCGCCGTCGTGGAGAAGGTCTTCCAGTCCCGCGGCGGCAAGATCGCCGAGCGTGGACGCGCGGAGTCGGTCACGCGGACGGCGACCGGGGTCGAGGTGCGCCTCACCGACGGCCGCGTCGTCACCGGTTCCCACGCGCTGATGACCGTCGGCACGGTGCCCAACACCGCGGGGCTCAACCTGGAGCAGTGCGGGGTGGCGACGTCGCCGTCCGGGCACGTGGTCGTCGACCGGGTCAGTCGCACGTCGGTGTCGGGGATCTACGCCGCCGGCGACGTGACCGGGGTGTTCCAGCTGGCCTCGGTGGCGGCGATGCAGGGCCGGATCGCGATGTGGCACGCGCTGGGGGAGGCGGTCAGCCCGATCCGGCTGAAGACCGTCGCCGGCAACGTGTTCACCCACCCGGAGATCGCCACGGTCGGGGTGCAGGAGAAGACGATCCCCGAGGGCTCGGACATCGAGAGCGTCCAGCTGCCGCTGGCCACCAACGCCCGGGCCAAGATGAGCGACCTGCGCGACGGGTTCGTGAAGATCTTCGCCCGACGCTCCACCGGCGTCGTCGTCGGCGGCGTGGTCGTGGCGCCGGGTGCCTCCGAGCTGGTCCTGCCCATCACGCTGGCGGTCAGCAAGGGCCTGACCGTGGACGACCTGGCGCAGACGTTCTCGATCTACCCGTCCCTCTCGGGGTCGATCACCGAAGCCGGCCGGCGGTTGATGAACTCCGACGACGAGTGA
- a CDS encoding gamma-glutamylcyclotransferase, whose product MGLYAAYGSNSDPAQMLQRCPSSPHTGTGWVQGWRLTFGAEELGWEGALATLVPADESDTGVFVALYDLTAADEAALDAWEGADHGLYRKLHLRVHTLAGDVVAFVYVLDAFEGGLPSARYLGVLADAAEAAGAPDDYVVDLRSRECRSLGR is encoded by the coding sequence GTGGGCCTCTACGCGGCGTACGGCTCCAACTCGGACCCGGCGCAGATGCTGCAGCGCTGCCCGTCCTCCCCGCACACCGGCACGGGCTGGGTGCAGGGCTGGCGGCTGACCTTCGGGGCCGAGGAGCTCGGCTGGGAGGGCGCGCTGGCGACCCTGGTCCCGGCCGACGAGTCCGACACCGGCGTCTTCGTCGCCCTCTACGACCTCACCGCCGCCGACGAGGCCGCCCTGGACGCCTGGGAGGGCGCCGACCACGGCCTCTACCGCAAGCTGCACCTGCGGGTGCACACCCTGGCCGGGGACGTCGTGGCGTTCGTCTACGTGCTCGACGCCTTCGAGGGCGGGCTGCCCTCGGCGCGCTACCTGGGCGTGCTCGCCGACGCCGCCGAGGCCGCCGGCGCCCCGGACGACTACGTCGTGGACCTGCGCTCCCGGGAGTGCCGCTCGCTCGGTCGCTAG
- the meaB gene encoding methylmalonyl Co-A mutase-associated GTPase MeaB has protein sequence MDVPALVEGVRAADRRSVARAITLVESRRPDHRERAQELLVELLPHTGGARRVGISGVPGVGKSTFIDQLGVDLTAAGSKVAVLAVDPSSARSGGSILGDKTRMSRLSVDPHAFIRPSPTAGTLGGVAQATRESMVVVEAAGYDVVLVETVGVGQSEVTVAEMVDTFLFLTLARTGDQLQGIKRGILEIADVIAVNKADGPSAGDARKAARELAGAIRMLRGQDDWDVPVLTCAGLTGEGLSEVWAQVVAHTERLRASGEFDRRRQAQQVRWTWQLVRDGLEARLREHPGVRSSSKDLERRVLAGELTPALAARELVATFLADPPAVEV, from the coding sequence ATGGACGTCCCTGCCCTCGTCGAGGGGGTCCGGGCCGCCGACCGCCGGTCGGTGGCCCGGGCGATCACGCTGGTCGAGTCGCGCCGGCCTGACCACCGGGAGCGGGCCCAGGAGCTGCTCGTCGAGCTGCTGCCGCACACCGGGGGAGCGCGCCGGGTCGGGATCAGCGGGGTGCCCGGGGTCGGCAAGTCCACCTTCATCGACCAGCTGGGGGTCGACCTCACCGCGGCCGGGTCGAAGGTCGCCGTGCTGGCCGTCGACCCGTCGTCGGCGCGCTCGGGTGGGTCGATCCTGGGGGACAAGACGCGGATGTCCCGGCTGTCGGTCGACCCGCACGCCTTCATCCGGCCCTCGCCCACAGCCGGCACCCTGGGCGGGGTCGCGCAGGCCACCCGGGAGTCGATGGTCGTCGTGGAGGCGGCCGGCTACGACGTGGTGCTGGTGGAGACCGTCGGGGTCGGGCAGTCCGAGGTCACCGTCGCCGAGATGGTCGACACCTTCCTGTTCCTCACCCTGGCCCGTACCGGCGACCAGCTGCAGGGCATCAAGCGCGGGATCCTGGAGATCGCCGACGTCATCGCGGTCAACAAGGCCGACGGCCCGTCCGCCGGGGACGCCCGGAAGGCCGCCCGCGAGCTGGCCGGGGCGATCCGGATGCTGCGCGGGCAGGACGACTGGGACGTCCCGGTGCTGACCTGTGCCGGGCTCACCGGTGAGGGTCTGTCCGAGGTGTGGGCCCAGGTGGTCGCGCACACCGAGCGGCTGCGCGCCTCGGGGGAGTTCGACCGCCGACGGCAGGCCCAGCAGGTCCGCTGGACGTGGCAGCTGGTCCGGGACGGACTGGAGGCGCGGCTGCGGGAGCACCCCGGCGTCCGGTCGTCGTCGAAGGACCTGGAACGGCGGGTGCTGGCCGGCGAGCTGACCCCGGCGCTGGCCGCCCGCGAGCTGGTCGCGACGTTCCTGGCCGACCCGCCGGCGGTCGAGGTCTAG
- the scpA gene encoding methylmalonyl-CoA mutase, translating to MSTVPDFGSVELGRAQDAGSAADWAAAFEAHTGRPVGEAVWETPEGIAVPPLLTEDDLAGLDFLDGYPGVPPYGRGPYPTMYTTQPWTVRQYAGFSTAAASNAFYRRNLAAGQKGLSVAFDLPTHRGYDSDHPRVPGDVGMAGVAIDSIYDMRQLFDGIPLDRMSVSMTMNGAVLPVLALYIVAAEEQGVAPEQLSGTIQNDILKEFMVRNTYIYPPGPSMQVISDIFAYTSQKMPRFNSISISGYHIQEAGATADLELAYTLADGVEYLKAGRDAGMDVDSFAPRLSFFWGIGMNFFMEVAKLRAGRLLWAKLVEREGARNPKSLSLRTHSQTSGWSLTAQDVYNNVVRTCLEAMAATQGHTQSLHTNALDEALALPTDFSARIARNTQLLLQQESGTTRVIDPWGGSAYVEKLTHDLARRAWAHIEEVAAHGGMAQAISDGIPKLRIEEAAARTQARIDSGRQPVIGVNKYRVDADEAIEVLRVDNADVLAQQVQRLKELRAERDQAAWDTALSRLTDAARAAAEGTRGSGLEDNLLALAVDAARAKATVGEISDALEAVYGRHAGQVRTISGVYREEAGESGPMAETRAMAEEFAEAEGRRPRILVAKMGQDGHDRGQKVIATAFADLGFDVDVGPLFQTPDEVARQAVEADVHVVGVSSLAAGHLTLVPALRDALAELGADDVLIVVGGVIPPDDVPTLKEMGAAAVFPPGTVIAEAAQELLRELSGRLGH from the coding sequence ATGAGCACGGTCCCCGACTTCGGATCCGTCGAGCTGGGCCGCGCCCAGGACGCCGGCAGCGCCGCCGACTGGGCGGCCGCCTTCGAGGCGCACACCGGTCGGCCGGTCGGTGAGGCGGTGTGGGAGACCCCCGAGGGGATCGCCGTCCCGCCCCTGCTGACCGAGGACGACCTCGCGGGCCTGGACTTCCTGGACGGCTACCCGGGCGTCCCGCCCTACGGCCGCGGGCCCTACCCGACGATGTACACCACCCAGCCGTGGACGGTCCGGCAGTACGCCGGGTTCTCCACCGCGGCGGCGTCCAACGCCTTCTACCGGCGCAACCTGGCGGCCGGGCAGAAGGGGCTGTCGGTCGCCTTCGACCTGCCCACCCACCGCGGCTACGACTCCGACCACCCGCGGGTGCCCGGCGACGTCGGCATGGCCGGGGTGGCCATCGACTCCATCTACGACATGCGCCAGCTCTTCGACGGCATCCCGCTGGACCGGATGAGCGTCTCGATGACCATGAACGGCGCCGTGCTGCCGGTGCTCGCGCTCTACATCGTCGCGGCCGAGGAGCAGGGGGTGGCCCCCGAGCAGTTGAGCGGGACCATCCAGAACGACATCCTCAAGGAGTTCATGGTCCGCAACACCTACATCTACCCCCCGGGGCCCTCGATGCAGGTGATCAGCGACATCTTCGCCTACACCTCGCAGAAGATGCCGCGCTTCAACTCGATCTCGATCTCCGGGTACCACATCCAGGAGGCCGGGGCGACGGCCGACCTGGAGCTGGCCTACACGCTCGCCGACGGCGTCGAGTACCTGAAGGCCGGCCGGGACGCCGGGATGGACGTGGACTCCTTCGCGCCCCGGCTGAGCTTCTTCTGGGGCATCGGGATGAACTTCTTCATGGAGGTCGCCAAGCTCCGGGCCGGGCGACTGCTGTGGGCCAAGCTGGTGGAGCGGGAGGGCGCGAGGAACCCCAAGTCGCTGTCGCTGCGCACCCACTCGCAGACCTCGGGCTGGTCGCTGACCGCGCAGGACGTCTACAACAACGTGGTCCGCACCTGCCTGGAGGCGATGGCAGCGACCCAGGGGCACACCCAGTCGCTGCACACCAACGCCCTCGACGAGGCGCTCGCGCTGCCGACGGACTTCTCCGCGCGTATCGCGCGCAACACCCAGCTGCTGCTGCAGCAGGAGTCCGGGACGACGCGGGTCATCGACCCCTGGGGCGGATCGGCCTACGTGGAGAAGCTGACCCACGACCTGGCCCGCAGGGCCTGGGCGCACATCGAGGAGGTCGCCGCGCACGGCGGGATGGCGCAGGCGATCAGCGACGGCATCCCCAAGCTGCGCATCGAGGAGGCCGCGGCGCGCACCCAGGCCCGGATCGACTCCGGCCGTCAGCCGGTCATCGGGGTGAACAAGTACCGGGTGGACGCCGACGAGGCGATCGAGGTGCTGCGGGTCGACAACGCCGACGTGCTCGCCCAGCAGGTGCAGCGGCTGAAGGAGCTGCGCGCCGAGCGCGACCAGGCCGCCTGGGACACCGCGCTGTCGCGGCTGACCGACGCCGCGCGGGCCGCCGCCGAGGGCACCCGCGGGTCGGGGCTGGAGGACAACCTGCTCGCCCTGGCGGTGGACGCCGCACGGGCCAAGGCCACCGTCGGGGAGATCTCCGACGCGCTGGAGGCCGTCTACGGCCGGCACGCCGGACAGGTGCGCACCATCTCCGGGGTGTACCGCGAGGAGGCAGGGGAGTCCGGGCCGATGGCCGAGACGCGCGCGATGGCCGAGGAGTTCGCCGAGGCCGAGGGGCGTCGTCCGCGCATCCTGGTCGCCAAGATGGGCCAGGACGGCCACGACCGCGGCCAGAAGGTCATCGCCACGGCGTTCGCCGACCTCGGCTTCGACGTCGACGTGGGCCCGCTGTTCCAGACCCCCGACGAGGTCGCCCGGCAGGCCGTGGAGGCCGACGTGCACGTGGTCGGGGTGTCCTCGCTGGCCGCGGGCCACCTGACCCTCGTGCCGGCGCTGCGGGACGCCCTGGCCGAGCTCGGTGCCGACGACGTGTTGATCGTGGTCGGCGGGGTCATCCCGCCCGACGACGTGCCGACCCTGAAGGAGATGGGGGCGGCCGCGGTGTTCCCGCCCGGCACGGTGATCGCCGAGGCCGCGCAGGAGCTGCTGCGGGAGCTGTCCGGGCGACTCGGGCACTGA
- a CDS encoding methylmalonyl-CoA mutase: MSHPSPDVATDTVEAPDEPTAPDELTLAADFPAATREQWRDLVAAVLRKAGREELPDPVEDALRRTVATGVDVAPLYTAADVADLPGTGAPGVPPFVRGSRVVRPAPSAADDQAAGGGIPAGWDVRQRHADPDVGTTKEAIAADLEHGVTSLWLVVGDGAVPVGSLGDVLADVLLDLAPVTLQGGVPAAEAFLDLVEGRTDLAPGGSLGLDPLGVQATSGQEQDLSGLADLARRAAAHGDLRAVVVDATVVHDAGATAVEELGCALSAAVAYLRALTDGGLTVDEAAAQLEFRFAATADQFTTIAMLRAARRLWDRVGEVAGVSAELRGMRQHAVTSSVMTTRRDPWVNMLRTTVACFAAGVGGADAVTVTPFDAALGLPDAFARRIARNTQALLTEEAHLARVLDPAGGSWYVESLTDALAHAAWAWFTEIERAGGYAAALSSGLVHERVAAAWAARSKRLATRRDPVTGVSEFANLDEQLPRRRPAAEALPPGPGGLPRVRAAGAFEELRDRSDEPGDRPAVYLATLGKPAAHTARVSFASNLFQAGGLATPTGDGASGFAEAGTTVACVCGSDRDYADAAGLVAELRAAGATRVWLAGKPELAVDGVDGYVFAGCDAVDVLTTTLDELLGAWS; this comes from the coding sequence ATGAGCCACCCCTCCCCGGACGTCGCGACCGACACGGTCGAGGCACCCGACGAGCCGACCGCTCCGGACGAGCTGACGCTCGCCGCGGACTTCCCGGCCGCCACCCGCGAGCAGTGGCGCGACCTGGTCGCCGCCGTGCTCCGCAAGGCCGGCCGGGAGGAGCTGCCCGACCCCGTCGAGGACGCGCTGCGCCGCACCGTCGCCACCGGGGTCGACGTCGCACCGCTGTACACGGCTGCCGACGTGGCCGACCTGCCCGGCACCGGGGCGCCCGGCGTCCCGCCGTTCGTCCGGGGCAGCCGGGTCGTCCGGCCCGCCCCCTCGGCCGCGGACGACCAGGCCGCCGGCGGCGGCATCCCGGCCGGCTGGGACGTGCGGCAGCGGCACGCCGACCCCGACGTGGGGACGACGAAGGAGGCGATCGCCGCCGACCTCGAGCACGGCGTGACCTCGCTGTGGCTGGTCGTCGGCGACGGTGCCGTCCCGGTCGGCTCCCTCGGTGACGTGCTGGCCGACGTGCTGCTGGACCTGGCTCCGGTGACCCTGCAGGGCGGCGTCCCGGCGGCCGAGGCGTTCCTGGACCTGGTCGAGGGCCGCACCGACCTGGCCCCGGGCGGGTCGTTGGGGCTCGACCCGCTCGGCGTGCAGGCCACCTCCGGTCAGGAGCAGGACCTCTCCGGACTGGCCGACCTGGCCCGCCGGGCGGCCGCGCACGGCGACCTGCGCGCGGTCGTCGTCGACGCGACCGTGGTGCACGACGCCGGGGCGACCGCGGTGGAGGAGCTGGGCTGCGCCCTGTCCGCCGCGGTGGCCTACCTGCGGGCACTGACCGACGGAGGGCTCACCGTCGACGAGGCGGCCGCACAGCTGGAGTTCCGGTTCGCGGCGACCGCCGACCAGTTCACGACCATCGCGATGCTGCGCGCCGCGCGCCGGCTGTGGGACCGGGTGGGCGAGGTCGCCGGCGTCTCCGCCGAGCTGCGGGGCATGCGCCAGCACGCCGTCACCTCCTCGGTGATGACCACCCGGCGCGACCCGTGGGTCAACATGCTGCGCACCACGGTGGCCTGCTTCGCCGCCGGCGTGGGCGGGGCCGACGCCGTCACGGTGACCCCGTTCGACGCCGCGCTCGGGCTGCCCGACGCCTTCGCCCGGCGGATCGCCCGCAACACCCAGGCGCTGCTCACCGAGGAGGCACACCTGGCCCGGGTGCTCGACCCGGCCGGTGGCTCCTGGTACGTCGAGTCGCTGACCGACGCCCTCGCCCACGCCGCCTGGGCGTGGTTCACCGAGATCGAGCGAGCCGGCGGGTACGCCGCTGCCCTCTCCTCGGGCCTGGTGCACGAGCGGGTCGCCGCGGCGTGGGCGGCCCGGTCGAAGCGGCTGGCCACCCGGCGCGACCCGGTCACCGGGGTGAGCGAGTTCGCCAACCTGGACGAGCAGCTGCCCCGGCGTCGTCCTGCGGCCGAGGCTCTGCCCCCCGGGCCGGGCGGGCTGCCGCGGGTGCGGGCCGCGGGCGCCTTCGAGGAGCTGCGCGACCGGTCCGACGAGCCCGGCGACCGGCCGGCGGTGTACCTGGCGACCCTGGGGAAGCCCGCAGCGCACACGGCCCGGGTGTCGTTCGCGTCCAACCTCTTCCAGGCCGGCGGGCTGGCCACCCCCACAGGTGACGGAGCGTCCGGCTTCGCCGAGGCCGGGACGACGGTGGCCTGCGTCTGCGGGTCCGACCGCGACTACGCCGACGCCGCCGGGCTGGTCGCCGAGCTGCGGGCGGCCGGGGCGACCCGGGTCTGGCTGGCCGGCAAGCCGGAGCTGGCCGTCGACGGCGTGGACGGGTACGTCTTCGCCGGCTGCGACGCGGTCGACGTCCTGACCACCACCCTCGACGAGCTGCTGGGAGCATGGTCATGA